From Tiliqua scincoides isolate rTilSci1 chromosome 2, rTilSci1.hap2, whole genome shotgun sequence, the proteins below share one genomic window:
- the LOC136639940 gene encoding 17-beta-hydroxysteroid dehydrogenase type 6-like, producing the protein MWLYLAALLGLYFLHRWYRERQTVENLTEKYVFITGCDSGFGNLLARQLDVQGLRVLAACLTQKGAEQLEKVTSERLRTTILDVTSTESVEAATKWVKGCVGSKGLWGLVNNAGILYPVAPNEWLSKDDFAKVLNVNLIGLIDVTLHMLPLVKKARGRVVNVASILGRLAFYGGGYCPSKYGVEAFSDSLRRELRPFGVKVAIVEPGYFRTSMTDVQFNLEKLEQQWVSTPQEIKESYGQSYFDHFYEMLKESLTTRCSPDLYLVTDCMEHALRSEHPRTRYSGGWDAQFFFIPLSYLPTALADFVLTRSWPKPAQAI; encoded by the exons ATGTGGCTCTACTTGGCTGccctgctggggctttacttccTTCACCGATGGTACCGGGAGAGGCAGACGGTGGAGAACCTGACTGAGAAATACGTCTTCATCACTGGCTGCGACTCTGGCTTTGGGAACTTGCTGGCCAGGCAATTGGATGTCCAGGGCCTGAGGGTTCTGGCGGCTTGCCTCACCCAGAAGGGGGCAGAGCAGCTAGAGAAGGTCACGTCGGAGCGGCTGAGAACCACCATCCTGGACGTCACCAGCACAGAGAGTGTTGAAGCAGCAACCAAGTGGGTGAAAGGATGTGTGGGGAGCAAAG GGCTCTGGGGCTTGGTGAACAATGCAGGAATTCTGTATCCTGTAGCCCCCAATGAATGGCTGTCTAAAGATGACTTTGCAAAAGTGCTAAATGTCAACCTGATTGGTTTGATTGATGTGACTCTGCACATGTTGCCCCTTGTGAAGAAGGCCAGAGGAAGGGTGGTCAATGTGGCCAGCATCCTGGGGCGACTGGCTTTCTATGGAGGAGGCTACTGTCCATCAAAGTATGGTGTGGAAGCTTTTTCTGACTCTCTCAG ACGTGAGCTCCGCCCATTTGGGGTGAAAGTAGCTATAGTAGAGCCGGGCTATTTCCGAACATCCATGACTGATGTCCAATTCAATCTTGAGAAACTGGAGCAGCAATGGGTCAGCACTCCACAGGAAATCAAAGAAAGCTATGGCCAGAGCTACTTTGATCACT tttACGAGATGCTCAAAGAGTCGTTGACAACTCGATGCTCCCCGGATCTGTACCTGGTCACTGACTGCATGGAGCATGCCTTGAGATCCGAGCACCCCCGCACTCGCTATTCTGGGGGCTGGGATGCCCAGTTCTTCTTCATCCCTCTCTCTTACCTGCCCACAGCATTAGCAGATTTTGTGCTGACACGGTCTTGGCCAAAACCCGCTCAGGCCATATGA